A genomic segment from Enoplosus armatus isolate fEnoArm2 chromosome 12, fEnoArm2.hap1, whole genome shotgun sequence encodes:
- the cyp1b1 gene encoding cytochrome P450 1B1 isoform X1, whose translation MDVTLEGVSPTALLLACMALLFSLHLWRWLRPRSLRCPPGPLAWPVIGNAAQMGNAPHLYFARMVKKYGDVFQIKLGCRTVVVLNGDSIKQALVKQGPEFAGRPDFTSFKYISNGDSIAFSTTSDWWKIHRRVAHSTVRMFSTGNPHTKKTFEHHVLCEAKELLQLFLGKTRAHGYFQPSTYLVVSTANIMSAVCFGKRYTYEDEEFRQVVGRNDQFTKTVGAGSIVDVMPWLQYFPNPIKTIFDNFKKLNMEFSEFIRDKVIEHRKTIESSTIRDMTDAFIETLDQLRHKTGLSSEKDYVPPTLGDIFGASQDTLSTALQWIVLILVKYPEVQVRLQQEVDKVVDRSRLPSIEDQPQLPYVMAFIYEVMRFTSFVPLTIPHSTTRDTSIMGYTIPKNTVVFVNQWSVNHDPATWSLPETFDPLRFLDQNGALNKDLTSSVLIFSLGKRRCIGEELSKLQLFLFTALIAHQCHITADPARPPKLDYSYGLTVKPHAFSIAVSLREDMRLLEAATRQALAKPASDSSTEK comes from the exons ATGGATGTTACACTGGAGGGGGTTAGTCCAACAGCTCTGCTGCTGGCGTGCATGGCTCTGCTGTTCTCCCTCCACCTGTGGCGGTGGCTGCGGCCGAGGTCGCTCCGGTGCCCGCCCGGTCCGCTCGCCTGGCCGGTCATCGGGAACGCTGCGCAAATGGGCAACGCGCCGCACCTGTACTTTGCGCGCATGGTGAAGAAATACGGCGACGTCTTCCAGATTAAGCTCGGCTGCCGGACCGTGGTGGTGCTGAACGGGGATTCCATCAAACAGGCGCTGGTCAAGCAGGGACCCGAGTTTGCCGGCAGACCGGACTTCACCTCTTTTAAGTACATCTCCAACGGGGACAGCATCGCGTTCAGCACCACCTCGGACTGGTGGAAAATCCACCGCAGAGTGGCCCACTCCACCGTCCGAATGTTTTCCACCGGGAACCCGCACACCAAAAAGACCTTTGAGCACCACGTCCTCTGCGAGGCcaaggagctgctgcagctgttccTGGGGAAAACCCGGGCGCACGGGTACTTCCAGCCCTCCACATATCTCGTGGTGTCCACGGCCAACATCATGAGCGCGGTGTGCTTCGGGAAGAGGTACACCTATGAGGACGAGGAGTTTCGGCAGGTGGTGGGCAGGAACGACCAGTTCACCAAAACGGTCGGGGCAGGGAGCATAGTGGACGTGATGCCCTGGCTCCAGTACTTCCCGAACCCCATCAAAACCATATTTGACAACTTCAAGAAGCTCAACATGGAGTTTAGCGAGTTCATTCGAGACAAAGTTATTGAACACAGAAAGACGATCGAGTCGAGCACCATCCGGGACATGACAGATGCTTTTATAGAGACGCTGGACCAGCTGAGACATAAGACGGGGCTTTCATCCGAGAAGGACTACGTGCCCCCAACTCTTGGGGATATATTCGGAGCAAGTCAAGACACACTGTCAACTGCGCTGCAGTGGATCGTCCTCATACTTGTCAA GTATCCTGAGGTGCAGGTGCGTCTCCAGCAGGAGGTGGACAAGGTGGTGGACCGCAGCCGGCTCCCCTCCATCGAGGACCAGCCGCAGCTGCCCTACGTCATGGCCTTCATCTACGAGGTGATGCGCTTCACGAGCTTCGTGCCGCTCACCATCCCCCACTCCACCACCAGGGACACCTCCATCATGGGCTACACCATCCCGAAGAACACCGTCGTCTTCGTCAACCAGTGGTCCGTCAACCACGACCCGGCCACGTGGTCCCTCCCGGAGACCTTTGACCCCCTGCGTTTCCTGGACCAGAACGGCGCGCTGAACAAGGACCTGACCAGCAGCGTGCTCATCTTCTCCCTGGGCAAGCGGCGCTGCATCGGCGAGGAGCTGTCCAAGCTCCAGCTGTTCCTCTTCACGGCCCTGATCGCCCACCAGTGCCACATCACTGCGGACCCAGCCAGGCCGCCCAAACTGGACTACAGCTATGGACTGACTGTGAAACCTCACGCCTTCTCCATAGCAGTGTCTCTGCGTGAAGACATGAGGCTGCTGGAGGCGGCCACCAGGCAGGCGCTGGCTAAGCCCGCGTCGGACTCATCAACGGAAAAATAA
- the cyp1b1 gene encoding cytochrome P450 1B1 isoform X2, whose protein sequence is MALLFSLHLWRWLRPRSLRCPPGPLAWPVIGNAAQMGNAPHLYFARMVKKYGDVFQIKLGCRTVVVLNGDSIKQALVKQGPEFAGRPDFTSFKYISNGDSIAFSTTSDWWKIHRRVAHSTVRMFSTGNPHTKKTFEHHVLCEAKELLQLFLGKTRAHGYFQPSTYLVVSTANIMSAVCFGKRYTYEDEEFRQVVGRNDQFTKTVGAGSIVDVMPWLQYFPNPIKTIFDNFKKLNMEFSEFIRDKVIEHRKTIESSTIRDMTDAFIETLDQLRHKTGLSSEKDYVPPTLGDIFGASQDTLSTALQWIVLILVKYPEVQVRLQQEVDKVVDRSRLPSIEDQPQLPYVMAFIYEVMRFTSFVPLTIPHSTTRDTSIMGYTIPKNTVVFVNQWSVNHDPATWSLPETFDPLRFLDQNGALNKDLTSSVLIFSLGKRRCIGEELSKLQLFLFTALIAHQCHITADPARPPKLDYSYGLTVKPHAFSIAVSLREDMRLLEAATRQALAKPASDSSTEK, encoded by the exons ATGGCTCTGCTGTTCTCCCTCCACCTGTGGCGGTGGCTGCGGCCGAGGTCGCTCCGGTGCCCGCCCGGTCCGCTCGCCTGGCCGGTCATCGGGAACGCTGCGCAAATGGGCAACGCGCCGCACCTGTACTTTGCGCGCATGGTGAAGAAATACGGCGACGTCTTCCAGATTAAGCTCGGCTGCCGGACCGTGGTGGTGCTGAACGGGGATTCCATCAAACAGGCGCTGGTCAAGCAGGGACCCGAGTTTGCCGGCAGACCGGACTTCACCTCTTTTAAGTACATCTCCAACGGGGACAGCATCGCGTTCAGCACCACCTCGGACTGGTGGAAAATCCACCGCAGAGTGGCCCACTCCACCGTCCGAATGTTTTCCACCGGGAACCCGCACACCAAAAAGACCTTTGAGCACCACGTCCTCTGCGAGGCcaaggagctgctgcagctgttccTGGGGAAAACCCGGGCGCACGGGTACTTCCAGCCCTCCACATATCTCGTGGTGTCCACGGCCAACATCATGAGCGCGGTGTGCTTCGGGAAGAGGTACACCTATGAGGACGAGGAGTTTCGGCAGGTGGTGGGCAGGAACGACCAGTTCACCAAAACGGTCGGGGCAGGGAGCATAGTGGACGTGATGCCCTGGCTCCAGTACTTCCCGAACCCCATCAAAACCATATTTGACAACTTCAAGAAGCTCAACATGGAGTTTAGCGAGTTCATTCGAGACAAAGTTATTGAACACAGAAAGACGATCGAGTCGAGCACCATCCGGGACATGACAGATGCTTTTATAGAGACGCTGGACCAGCTGAGACATAAGACGGGGCTTTCATCCGAGAAGGACTACGTGCCCCCAACTCTTGGGGATATATTCGGAGCAAGTCAAGACACACTGTCAACTGCGCTGCAGTGGATCGTCCTCATACTTGTCAA GTATCCTGAGGTGCAGGTGCGTCTCCAGCAGGAGGTGGACAAGGTGGTGGACCGCAGCCGGCTCCCCTCCATCGAGGACCAGCCGCAGCTGCCCTACGTCATGGCCTTCATCTACGAGGTGATGCGCTTCACGAGCTTCGTGCCGCTCACCATCCCCCACTCCACCACCAGGGACACCTCCATCATGGGCTACACCATCCCGAAGAACACCGTCGTCTTCGTCAACCAGTGGTCCGTCAACCACGACCCGGCCACGTGGTCCCTCCCGGAGACCTTTGACCCCCTGCGTTTCCTGGACCAGAACGGCGCGCTGAACAAGGACCTGACCAGCAGCGTGCTCATCTTCTCCCTGGGCAAGCGGCGCTGCATCGGCGAGGAGCTGTCCAAGCTCCAGCTGTTCCTCTTCACGGCCCTGATCGCCCACCAGTGCCACATCACTGCGGACCCAGCCAGGCCGCCCAAACTGGACTACAGCTATGGACTGACTGTGAAACCTCACGCCTTCTCCATAGCAGTGTCTCTGCGTGAAGACATGAGGCTGCTGGAGGCGGCCACCAGGCAGGCGCTGGCTAAGCCCGCGTCGGACTCATCAACGGAAAAATAA